The DNA window ggggggaattgcactGTGTTTTGCGGGTTCCATTCTGTCCAGTTGAGTTTTTACTACAACTCtcaggccattcagaagcagaaaaTTAATAATGCAATCTTTGCTTCAATTATTCTGCTACAGATTTGTAGCTGATTTCTTCTTTGTTAAGCGTTAACGAAAACTTCAGCCTGCATTCAGATTCACTGACATACAcacagcatgaacacatgaagctgccttctactgaatcagacccttggtccatcaaagccagtattgtccactcagaccggcagtggttctccagggtctcaggcagaagtctttcacatcaactacttgcctagtccctttaactggagatgccggggattgaacctgggaccttctgcatgccaagaagatgctctaccactgagccatggtctctCCCCAATTATGCTTGTTGTGATTTTTGCATGCAAAATATAAAGTTCAGGTATTTTCATACTCAGTGTATATAGTTTTgttaggatatatatatatagaagcgTGCATGTCAAAGGCAATATCTGAGACAGGTATCACAAATTTTGTACATCAGTCCCTTGatacctaacagtgcaatcctaagcagagttacacccttttaagtacactgaagtcaatggctttAGAAAGGTATATATCcctgtttaggattccactgtcaatcattaaaacatttcagaggTTTGAGCAATATGCTATGTGATTAATTTAAAGCAAAAAACCCTACCCATATTCCGGTAGGATACTCTTAACCCTTTCACATACAgttctgcaagcatctgaaattTTAAGCAGGAGtaaaaacagggaaaaaaaccctgatcCATTAGCTTGAAAATGTATTCTTCACAAATTAAATGGATGGGCTCCAAGCAAAAGAGGTGATCGATGTCTGTCTTCTGTCTCAAGGTAAAGTCATTTCATGCTCTTTGCAGTGAATATTGAAAAATAAAGAGTTTTTGCAGGATGGTGGTGCAATTCAGGTGACTTAACCTGTTCAGCAGCATTGAATTCAGTACATGGATGCATCCTCATATGGGCCTGCGTGAAAAGAATGAGCCCTTGGACTGGAGGGTTCGATCCTGCTGTGGTGAGAACAGTACTTCTTGCACAAGAGTTTTAGGTGCCTTCTGAATTTCACCCCAACCAAGACATAGAGCACTGGGTTGAAACAGCAGTGGCAGAAGGCAATTTTGCGGCTGACGTCAAAAGCGAAGAAAACTTGCTTGCGGGATTCACAGTCTAGTTTGATCATAAGAGTGGATGATGAAAAAAACAGGAAACCAAGCACATTGTATGGTGCCCAGCTGAGGAAAAAGACAAGCACAATGGCAAATATGAGTCTCACAGTCCTGTACCTCTTTTGAGACCTCGACCCAAGCAAGATCTTAAGCATCCGGATGTAACAAATTGAAATGGTAGAAAACGAGCACAGAAAGAAAGCAATTTGCTGACACAGCTCTACAAACTTCCAGGTGGAATTTATGTACTCACACTGCTGTTGGCCATTATGGTTGATTACAACTTCAGTAAAAAGGATTTCAGGAATCACGACCAACACGCTGATGGTCCAAATGGCCAAGCTCACCAGAACGCCACGCTTTTTTGTTTGTGATCTCAAAGTTGACAAGGGATCTACCACGGACAGGTATCGGAAGATTGTCATTATGGTAAGAAAGATAACGCCGCAGTAGTAGCTGATAGAGAAGATGGCACTGACGGCCTTGCAGAGAAAAGCACCAAGAATCCATCCATAGTAGTAGT is part of the Euleptes europaea isolate rEulEur1 chromosome 11, rEulEur1.hap1, whole genome shotgun sequence genome and encodes:
- the XCR1 gene encoding chemokine XC receptor 1 produces the protein MNMSEYQDYDNYENTFTPSDFDYGTLLTNWCQMDDLYSFSAMFTSILYSLIFLLSLLGNSLVLWIIAKYENLTSLTNLFIVNLCITDLAFSCTLPFWIVYYYYGWILGAFLCKAVSAIFSISYYCGVIFLTIMTIFRYLSVVDPLSTLRSQTKKRGVLVSLAIWTISVLVVIPEILFTEVVINHNGQQQCEYINSTWKFVELCQQIAFFLCSFSTISICYIRMLKILLGSRSQKRYRTVRLIFAIVLVFFLSWAPYNVLGFLFFSSSTLMIKLDCESRKQVFFAFDVSRKIAFCHCCFNPVLYVLVGVKFRRHLKLLCKKYCSHHSRIEPSSPRAHSFHAGPYEDASMY